A part of Papilio machaon chromosome 11, ilPapMach1.1, whole genome shotgun sequence genomic DNA contains:
- the LOC106711472 gene encoding uncharacterized protein LOC106711472, translating to MTKMYIFLVILSFALHCSCNSIVPFIKACNLIDEDCLLTANMQIAFPYIADGIPEIGVPRTDPMNFENITMWTEQNSFRLTLPYLQIRGGRRCKVVEFRQLRDQSALKLIVDCPLLGTGTYKLNGKMLIFNVDKEGDYRMQTNSMRTTITAKFDNTRINGKNYWKLLTYEFFSEPTESMKFDLGGLFSGDLENVQSLMNDFSKDKTTILQIGEPIESSIVKNLFNALKVFFNRVPIDEFLQH from the exons ATGACAAAAATGTACATCTTTCTTGTCATTTTGAGTTTTGCACTACACTGTTCCTGCAACTCAAttg TGCCTTTCATCAAAGCTTGCAACTTGATCGATGAAGATTGTCTCCTGACCGCTAACATGCAAATCGCTTTCCCGTATATTGCCGATGGGATTCCCGAGATCGGTGTCCCACGAACTGATCCCATGAATTTCGAAAACATCACAATGTGGACAGAACAAAATAGTTTCAGACTCACATTGCCCTATTTGCAAATACGCGGTGGAAGAAGGTGTAAAGTCGTTGAGTTTag ACAACTCCGCGATCAATCGGCTTTAAAACTCATCGTTGATTGTCCATTGCTAGGAACTGgtacatacaaattaaatggaaaaatGCTAATATTCAATGTTGATAAGGAAGGTGACTACAGAATGCAGACAA ATTCTATGAGGACAACGATTACAGCTAAATTTGATAACACCCGTATAAATGGAAAGAACTACTGGAAACTTTTGACTTATGAATTTTTCAGTGAGCCAACTGAATCCATGAAATTCGACTTGGGTGGTCTCTTTTCTGGCGACCTTGAGAACg TTCAATCATTAATGAATGACTTCAGCAAGGATAAGACGACTATCTTGCAAATCGGCGAGCCCATCGAGAGCAGCATTGTCAAGAACCTTTTCAATGCCCTCAAAGTCTTCTTCAATAGAGTGCCAATTGATGAGTTTCTGCAGCATTAG
- the LOC106711479 gene encoding uncharacterized protein LOC106711479, which yields MTKMYIFLVILSFALHCSCNSIVPFIKACNLNDEDCLMTANMQIAFPYIADGISEIGVPRTDPMNFENITMWTEQNSFRLTLPYLQIRGGRRCKVVEFRQLRDQSALKLIVDCPLLGTGTYKLNGKMLIFDIDKEGDYRMQTSKFPFININY from the exons ATGACAAAAATGTACATCTTTCTTGTCATTTTGAGTTTTGCACTACACTGTTCCTGCAACTCAATTG TGCCTTTCATCAAAGCTTGCAACTTGAACGATGAGGATTGTCTCATGACCGCTAACATGCAAATCGCTTTCCCGTACATCGCCGATGGGATTTCCGAGATCGGTGTCCCACGAACTGATCCCATGAATTTTGAAAACATCACAATGTGGACAGAACAAAATAGTTTCAGATTAACATTGCCATATTTGCAAATACGCGGTGGAAGAAGGTGTAAAGTCGTTGAGTTTAG ACAACTCCGCGATCAATCGGCTTTAAAACTCATCGTTGATTGTCCATTGCTAGGAACTGgtacatacaaattaaatggaaaaatGCTTATATTCGATATTGATAAGGAAGGTGATTACAGAATGCAGACGAGTAAGTttccttttattaatattaattattaa